The genomic window GGCCTGCCCATGCATCCAGCGCAGCAGCATGGCGGCCCAGGCGCGCGCGGCGGCGGCCACGCACCACCAGGCCGAAAAGCCCAGCAGCACGTACAGCAAATCGGCCAGCCAGGCGCCCAGCATGCCGGCCCAGTTGTGCACCGGCCCGCCCGCGCCGGAGGTGGACCAGGCCGCATCGGAAGGCGAGTAGCTGGCCAGCGCCAGCGTCAAAAACAGGATCAGCGCCAGGCCGACCACCAGCACGATTTCTTGTGCAAAGCGCTGCACGGGCGTGCGCCGGGGCGGCGCGCGGTCGTCGGCGTTGAAGGTATTGAGGGGATAGGCCATGGGTCAAACAACAGCAGTCCGCGAGCTTAACGCGAATGCCGGGGGCAACGGACCGGCCGCCATGGCGGGGCCGGCCTCAGCCCATCGTGTTCAGCCGCTCCTGGATGAGGATCGAGCCGTCTTCCTGCGTGAGGATGTAGCCGCGCTCCTCCAGGTCCTTCATCACCCGGCTGACCATCTCGCGCGAGGCGCCCACCATCTTGGCGATGTCCTGGCGCGAGATCTTCTCGCGGATCACGCGCTCGCCCTGGCCCTCGTCGACCGAAAACTCCAGCAGCGCGCGCGCCACGCGGCCATACACGTCCAGCAGCGCCAGCGACTCGATCTTGCGGTCGGCGTGGCGCAGGCGCTGCACCAGGCCGCGCATGATGGCGTAGGCCATGGACGAGTTCTCGGGCAGGCAGCGCGCGAACTCGGTGCGGCCCAGCATCAGCACGTCGGTCTGCACCTCGGCGCGCACGGTGGCCGAGTGCGGCTCGTTGTCGATCAGGCTCATCTCGCCGATGTGGTCGCCCGGGCGCAGCGTGGCCAGGATGACCTCGCGTCCGCGCCCGTCGGCCGTCATCACGCGGGCGCGGCCATTGAGCAGAATGAACAGGGCGTTGGACTTCTTGCCCTGCTCGACAATGGCCTCCGCGCGCTTGAAGCGCCGCTTGACCACGGCATCGGCCACCGAAATGGCTTGCGCCTCGGTCAGCATCGAAAACAGGGGCACGCGACGGATCAGTTCCAGGCTGGACAGCATCGTCATTCAGACGTCTCCGGCAGTCAAATACTTCATTCGTTGGTTATTCATAAAATGGGAGCATTATCCCCGTGCTTGGTCAGCGCACCAAGCCCTTTCAGCCCCAACCGGCCGGGCAGGCCCTGGCGTCCGCGCCGGCCCATGCCCGGTTTTCGCTCCATGCCCGACGTCGTTTCACGTCCCCCCAGCCGCATTCATCCATGACCACCCGCCACGCCCAAGTCCTGATCCTCGGCTCCGGCCCCGCCGGCTACTCGGCCGCCGTCTACGCCGCCCGCGCCAACCTCAAGCCCCTGCTCATCACCGGCCTGGCCCAGGGCGGCCAGCTGATGACCACCACCGAGGTGGACAACTGGCCCGCCGACGTGGACGGCGTGCAGGGGCCCGAGCTGATGCAGCGCTTTCAGGCGCACGCCGAGCGCTTTGCCACCGAGATCGTGTTCGACCATATCCACACGGCCGACCTGTCCCGGCGCCCCTTCACGCTGACGGGCGACAGCGGCACCTACACCTGCGACAGCCTGATCATCGCCACCGGCGCCTCGGCCAAATACCTGGGCCTGCCGTCCGAGGAGGCGTTCAAGGGCCGCGGCGTCTCGGCCTGCGCCACCTGCGACGGCTTTTTCTACCGCGAGCAGGACGTGTGCGTCATCGGCGGCGGCAACACGGCGGTGGAAGAGGCGTTGTATTTGTCCAACATTGCGCGCAAGGTCACGCTGGTGCACCGGCGCGACAAGTTCCGCGCCGAACCCATCCTGATCGACAAACTGATGGACAAGGTGGCGGCGGGCAAGATCGTGCTCAAGACCTTCTACGTGCTGGACGAGGTGCTGGGCGACGCCAGCGGCGTCACCGGCATCCGCATCCGCCCAGTGGATGGTGGCGCCAGCGAGGACATCGCGCTCAAGGGCTGCTTCATCGCCATCGGCCACGCGCCCAACTCCGAGATCTTCAACGGCCAACTCGACATGGAGCACGGCTACATCCGCACCCAGGGCGGCCTGCAGGGCATGGCCACGCAGACCAGCGTGCCGGGCGTGTTCGCCGCCGGCGACGTCCAGGACCACGTCTACCGCCAGGCCATCACCAGCGCCGGCACCGGCTGCATGGCCGCGCTCGACGCGCAGCGCTTTCTGGAGCAGCAAGCCTCTTGAACGTGGATCGCGCCAGTCCGTCGATCGACCATTACGAAAACTTCCCGGTCGCCTCGTGGCTGTGCCCGCCGCGCCTGCGCGCGCCCATCGCGGCCATCTACCACTTTGCCCGCACGGCCGACGACATCGCCGATGAGGGCGATGCCCCCGCCGCCCATCGCCTGGCCGAGCTGGCCGCCTACCGCGCCGAGCTGCACGCCATCGCCACTGCCAGCAGCCACCAGCCGCCGGCCGCCAGCCGCTGGCCGCAGGTGTTCGGCCCGCTGGCGGCCCAGATGCGGGCGTTCCAGCTGCCCGAGGCGCCGCTGCTCGATCTGCTCTCCGCCTTCGAGCAGGACGTGCGCATGACCCACGCCGGCGCCGCCTACCCCGACCAGGCCGTGCTGCTGGACTACTGCCGGCGCTCGGCCAACCCGGTGGGCCGCCTGCTGCTGCACCTGTACGGCGTGAGCACACCCGCGGCCCTGGCCGAAAGCGACGCCATCTGCACCGCGCTGCAACTCATCAACTTCTGGCAGGACCTGTCGGTGGACATCCCGCGCGGGCGCTTCTATTTGCCGCTGGCCGACTGCGCCGCGCACGGCATCGCCATCCACGACCCGGCCACCCAGTTCCCGGCCCTTCGGGCCAGCGAGGCCACGCGGAGCCTGGTCCGCGCCCTGGCCGATCAGGCCCGCGCCACCATGCTGGCCGGCGCCCCCCTGGTGCAGCGCCTCCCCGGCCGCGCCGGCTGGGAGCTGCGCGCCGTGGTGCAGGGCGGTCTGCGCGTGCTCGACCGCATCACCGCCCTGAACCACGACACCCTCGCCCGCCGCCCCACCCTGCGGCGGCGCGACGGCTGGGTGATCGCGGCCCGCGCGCTGGTGATGTAAGCGCCCGGACTCACCGGCACTTGTGGCACAGTCGGTTACTTTTGCGACACGGTCTTTCACTTCACCATGGCAGCCATCACCATCGACGGCATCGTCAAGCAGTTCGGCGGGCTCACCGTGCTGCAGCAGCTGTCGCTGCACGTGCCCGACGGCGCGTTCTACACCCTGCTGGGCCCCAGCGGCTGCGGCAAGACCACCTTGCTGCGCTGCATCGCCGGGTTCTACGAGCCCGACGGCGGGCGCCTGCTGTTCGACCGTGACGACGTCACCCGCACGCCCCCGCACCGGCGCGACATCGGCATGGTGTTCCAGGACTACGCCCTGTTCCCGGACAAGACCGCGTTCGACAACGTCGCCTACGGCCTGCGCGCGCGCCAGGTGGCCCGGGCCGAGATCGCGCGGCGCGTGGCCGAGGCCCTGGACAAGGTGGGCCTGGCCGAGCTGGCGGCGCGCTACCCGGCGCAGATGAGCGGCGGCCAGCGCCAGCGCGTGGCGCTGGCGCGCGCGCTGGTGATCCGCCCGCGCGTGCTGCTGATGGACGAGCCGCTGTCCAACCTGGACGCCAAGATGCGCCTGCAGATGCGCGACGTGATCCTCGACCTGGTGCGCGAGGCCGGCATCACCACCGTGTTCGTCACGCACGACCAGGAAGAAGCCCTGGCCATGTCCGACCGCATCGCCATCATGGACCGCGGCCGCATCGCCCAGCTGGGCACACCCGAAGAGCTGTACGGCACGC from Burkholderiaceae bacterium includes these protein-coding regions:
- a CDS encoding Crp/Fnr family transcriptional regulator, which translates into the protein MTMLSSLELIRRVPLFSMLTEAQAISVADAVVKRRFKRAEAIVEQGKKSNALFILLNGRARVMTADGRGREVILATLRPGDHIGEMSLIDNEPHSATVRAEVQTDVLMLGRTEFARCLPENSSMAYAIMRGLVQRLRHADRKIESLALLDVYGRVARALLEFSVDEGQGERVIREKISRQDIAKMVGASREMVSRVMKDLEERGYILTQEDGSILIQERLNTMG
- the trxB gene encoding thioredoxin-disulfide reductase; amino-acid sequence: MTTRHAQVLILGSGPAGYSAAVYAARANLKPLLITGLAQGGQLMTTTEVDNWPADVDGVQGPELMQRFQAHAERFATEIVFDHIHTADLSRRPFTLTGDSGTYTCDSLIIATGASAKYLGLPSEEAFKGRGVSACATCDGFFYREQDVCVIGGGNTAVEEALYLSNIARKVTLVHRRDKFRAEPILIDKLMDKVAAGKIVLKTFYVLDEVLGDASGVTGIRIRPVDGGASEDIALKGCFIAIGHAPNSEIFNGQLDMEHGYIRTQGGLQGMATQTSVPGVFAAGDVQDHVYRQAITSAGTGCMAALDAQRFLEQQAS
- the hpnC gene encoding squalene synthase HpnC, whose amino-acid sequence is MDHYENFPVASWLCPPRLRAPIAAIYHFARTADDIADEGDAPAAHRLAELAAYRAELHAIATASSHQPPAASRWPQVFGPLAAQMRAFQLPEAPLLDLLSAFEQDVRMTHAGAAYPDQAVLLDYCRRSANPVGRLLLHLYGVSTPAALAESDAICTALQLINFWQDLSVDIPRGRFYLPLADCAAHGIAIHDPATQFPALRASEATRSLVRALADQARATMLAGAPLVQRLPGRAGWELRAVVQGGLRVLDRITALNHDTLARRPTLRRRDGWVIAARALVM
- a CDS encoding ABC transporter ATP-binding protein, translating into MAAITIDGIVKQFGGLTVLQQLSLHVPDGAFYTLLGPSGCGKTTLLRCIAGFYEPDGGRLLFDRDDVTRTPPHRRDIGMVFQDYALFPDKTAFDNVAYGLRARQVARAEIARRVAEALDKVGLAELAARYPAQMSGGQRQRVALARALVIRPRVLLMDEPLSNLDAKMRLQMRDVILDLVREAGITTVFVTHDQEEALAMSDRIAIMDRGRIAQLGTPEELYGTPANAYVADFIGSANLLPVPTTGAAEPGRVRYQLAGHALEGRRDGPAPGKGQGLLIARPEELALGAAAPPQPNALPGRVLRRQYLGFKTAYRVQLHDGPELRVEQHGGSHASAFQVGDAVQVLIPAHSRVIAADNA